In a genomic window of Candidatus Bathyarchaeota archaeon:
- a CDS encoding MFS transporter — MNRCSRFKERVGFMGLIDLLRQEFSFITGNYRILVISWIIMDLAMEMPNPNFQYYIRDVLGGPPMALGIIGLANFLAMAAVAFPGGYLADKYGRRWLITTMTFAMALSFLFFALAPTWHFILLGSIVSSLCLIYQPALFAMVQDSLPPERRGMGTSIIQLIHGTFNTPGPIIAGFLLLQFGLEWSMRIIYLITTTLFFIAAVWRLRLKETITNSEPIRFRYFISSYPKAIKESFSVWKVVPRSMFWLFTVRTLVMFGMSLTNVINALYARDVLGIPEEQWWLVFIPLLLTMVVVSIPIGKMVDKIGRKIPLVLGLFVLGMATLVFATGNLLTVMISMILFGIAQLLAMSASMALSTDLVNPVNRGKVQGFINFMGYIVMAFGMLLGNYLFIEGMKIGIPQLPFYTTLGLIVPQLLIVLFLIHEPKERVGTTSSD, encoded by the coding sequence ATGAACAGGTGTTCACGATTCAAGGAAAGAGTTGGGTTCATGGGACTAATTGACCTTCTCAGACAAGAGTTCTCATTCATTACAGGAAACTATCGAATTCTTGTAATAAGCTGGATAATAATGGACCTTGCCATGGAAATGCCCAACCCAAACTTTCAGTATTACATTCGAGACGTCCTAGGTGGTCCTCCTATGGCCTTGGGAATAATAGGCCTTGCCAACTTCCTTGCAATGGCGGCTGTAGCCTTTCCAGGCGGCTACCTTGCAGACAAGTATGGAAGACGTTGGCTTATTACGACTATGACGTTTGCAATGGCCCTATCATTTCTATTCTTTGCGCTTGCCCCGACATGGCACTTCATTTTGTTAGGGTCAATCGTGAGTAGCCTCTGTCTAATATACCAACCAGCACTGTTTGCAATGGTCCAAGATTCGCTTCCTCCAGAGCGCAGAGGCATGGGTACTTCAATCATACAACTTATTCACGGCACTTTTAACACTCCAGGACCTATAATCGCGGGTTTTCTGTTGCTGCAATTTGGACTGGAGTGGAGTATGAGAATAATATACCTAATCACGACAACTCTCTTTTTCATCGCCGCAGTGTGGCGGCTGAGATTGAAGGAAACAATAACGAATAGTGAACCAATTCGCTTCAGGTATTTTATCTCTTCGTACCCGAAAGCCATCAAAGAAAGCTTCAGCGTCTGGAAAGTAGTTCCACGATCAATGTTCTGGCTTTTTACTGTTAGGACTCTCGTAATGTTCGGAATGTCGCTTACTAATGTAATCAATGCACTCTACGCAAGAGATGTGCTTGGAATACCAGAGGAACAGTGGTGGCTCGTTTTCATTCCGCTTTTATTGACCATGGTCGTGGTTTCTATCCCAATCGGCAAGATGGTCGACAAGATTGGAAGGAAAATTCCGCTAGTTCTCGGCCTATTTGTCCTCGGCATGGCTACACTGGTTTTTGCCACCGGCAACCTTCTAACAGTCATGATTTCGATGATTCTATTTGGAATCGCCCAACTATTGGCTATGTCTGCGTCGATGGCGCTTTCAACGGATCTAGTAAACCCAGTGAACAGAGGCAAAGTACAAGGGTTCATCAACTTCATGGGCTACATCGTGATGGCCTTTGGCATGTTGTTGGGGAACTATCTCTTCATAGAAGGAATGAAAATAGGCATTCCCCAACTACCCTTCTACACAACACTTGGATTGATTGTTCCACAGCTCCTAATAGTCTTGTTTCTCATAC